From the genome of Miscanthus floridulus cultivar M001 chromosome 10, ASM1932011v1, whole genome shotgun sequence, one region includes:
- the LOC136489216 gene encoding uncharacterized protein, whose translation MDEGSGLNILYVDTLDTMCIPQLELRSASSSFHGVIPGAQAYPLGQIDLPVTFDDRANFRSEVLTFEVVDILGSYHTILGRPCYAKFMAVPNYTYLKLKMSGPNDDITVGSTFLHAFMCDHKHFELTTTIINSFELLRLGESSTLAVPDFKKPTSSMDFPPLEETKEVGIDPIDPTKTVQIRTQLLAK comes from the coding sequence atggacgaaggcagcggcctcaacatcctctacgttgacACCCTCGACACCATGTGCATCCCCCAGTTGGAGCTTCGATCGGCAAGCTCTTCCTTCCATGGTGTGATCCCAGGAGCACAGGcgtacccactcgggcagatcgacctacccgtcacgtttgatgaccgagccaacttccgctcggaggtgctcaccttcgaggtggtagaCATCCTAGGGtcttaccacaccatcttggggcggccatgctacgccaagttcatggcggtccccaactacacctacctaaaatTGAAGATGTCAGGACCCAACGACgacatcactgtgggtagcacctttttgcacgCGTTCATGTGCGACCACAAGCATTTCGAGCTCACCACTACGATCATCAACTCATTCGAGCTCTTgcggctcggggagtcatcgaccctAGCAGTCCCGGACTTCAaaaaaccaacctcctcgatggacTTCcccccactcgaggaaactaaggaggtggggattgaccccattgacccaaccaagacggtgcagATCAGGACACAGctcttggccaaatag